AAATCCAGCGACGTGTCGCTGTTCATCCGGTTCCAGAAGATCGAGCGTTCCTTTCATCCATGCAAAGGAACCACCGCGGTCGATATCGGCGACGATGACCACCGGGGCCTCCGCCTGTTTTGCGAGGTTCATATTGACCAGGTCCCATTGCTTCAGATTGATCTCCGCCGGGCTTCCGGCGCCTTCGATGATGAGCAGATCGTATTCGTCGCGCATGACGTCGAGGGCTTGCTTGACGGCCTTCCTGTGCAGTTCGTGTCTTGCAAAATAGTCCCCGGCCTTACGGTTGCCCTGGGCTTTTCCCATGAGCACCACTTGAGACAGGTCGTTGGCAATCGGCTTGAGCAGAAGCGGGTTCATTTCAACCCGCGGTTTGATGCCGCAGGCCTCCGCCTGAAATGCTTGCGCCCGGCTGATCTCGCCGCCGTCTTCGGTGACGAATGAGTTGAGCGACATGTTCTGCGCTTTGAAGGGAGCGACCTTGTAACCGGCGTCGCGGAACAGTCGGCAGAGCGCGGCGGACACGACGCTTTTACCGACGCTGGAACCGGTGCCCTGAATCATGAGGGTTTTTGCTTTCATATCACGCTTTCTTTCGCTTGAGGAGCCACACAAAAAAGGGGCCGCCGAGAACGGCGGTGATCACGCCCACGGGGATTTCCGTCGGAGAGATCAGGGTGCGCGCTACGGTGTCGCAGATAATCAAAAATGCCGCGCCGAACATAAAGGTGGTCGGCAGAAGCAGACGCAGGTCCGGCCCGACGACGAGGCGGACAATGTGCGGAGCGATCAGGCCGACGAACCCGATCGGGCCGGTGAAGGCGACGACGGTCCCGGTGATGAGAGAGGCCAGAATGAAACCTCCCTGTTGAATTTTTGCGACGTCCACGCCCCGGCTCATGGCCGCTCCGACTCCGGCGCTGATGAGGTTCAGATCGCGGGCGATGATCATCAGCAGAATGAATCCGATCGCCACCGGAGGCACGACGGAAAGCACGGTGCCGTAGTCGGTGATGTCCAGCCCGCCCATCAACCAGCGCACGATGCGGAAGGACTGCATGAAGTCCGACAAATAATGAATGAACATGACCAGCGCCGCAAAGAAAAAATTCGCCGTCACTCCAGCCAGTAGCAGGGTTGCGGTCTGGAATTCATTGTTACGCACACGGGTCAGGGAAAAGACCAACCCGACGGCGAGCAGGGCGCCTGCAAAAGCGCACCAGGAAATGCCCTGAATTCCTAGAAATGAAAAGGATGCGCCCGTAGCGATGAATGAAACGGCGCCAAAGGCGGCGCCGCTTGAGACGCCGAGCGTGAAAGGCGCGGCCAGATCGTTGCGTAGCAAGGCCTGAAAAACGGCGCCGGAGATTGCAAGCGATGCGCCCGCCAGACCGGCGAGTAAAATTCTCGGCAGACGAGCGAGAAATAGAATGTTGGCGTCGATATTTTGTTCGAAAGGAATATCGCTGGAGAACGCGCGTACGATATCGATCTGCGTTCCGCCGATCAGGGGGGCGACTCCAATGGTGATCAACAGAAACGCAAAAAATAAAAACAGGGTTGAGAAATAGCGCGTTCGGTTCATAACGGCGCCGGTCCCTCAAAGGCAGGTCCCGACTCGGTTCCGGGCGATACGAGAATGCCGCCTTGCGGGTCGCGATACAGTTTGACGGGAACGTCGTAGACTTTTTCGAGTATCTCGGCTTCGAGAACTTGTTCCGGCGTTCCGTCCCTTGCGACGACTCCCTGATCGAGCAGGATGAGGCGGTCGCAATACTTGGAGGCCAGATGCAAATCGTGCAGGGCCAGTATCAGCGTCATGTTCTGCTCTTTATTGAGACGCTTGAGAATTTCCAGAATCTGCACCTGATATTTGATGTCGAGCGCCGAAGTGGGTTCATCCAGCGCCATCAACTCCGGTTCCTGCGCGATGGCGGAAGCGAGCAGGA
This window of the Candidatus Nitrohelix vancouverensis genome carries:
- a CDS encoding iron ABC transporter permease, whose translation is MNRTRYFSTLFLFFAFLLITIGVAPLIGGTQIDIVRAFSSDIPFEQNIDANILFLARLPRILLAGLAGASLAISGAVFQALLRNDLAAPFTLGVSSGAAFGAVSFIATGASFSFLGIQGISWCAFAGALLAVGLVFSLTRVRNNEFQTATLLLAGVTANFFFAALVMFIHYLSDFMQSFRIVRWLMGGLDITDYGTVLSVVPPVAIGFILLMIIARDLNLISAGVGAAMSRGVDVAKIQQGGFILASLITGTVVAFTGPIGFVGLIAPHIVRLVVGPDLRLLLPTTFMFGAAFLIICDTVARTLISPTEIPVGVITAVLGGPFFVWLLKRKKA